The proteins below are encoded in one region of Chroicocephalus ridibundus chromosome 9, bChrRid1.1, whole genome shotgun sequence:
- the GABPB1 gene encoding GA-binding protein subunit beta-1 isoform X1, which yields MMSLVDLGKKLLEAARAGQDDEVRILMANGAPFTTDWLGTSPLHLAAQYGHYSTTEVLLRAGVSRDARTKVDRTPLHMAASEGHASIVEVLLKHGADVNAKDMLKMTALHWATEHNHQEVVELLIKYGADVHAQSKFCKTALDIAVDNGNEDLAEILQIAMQNQINTNPESPDTVTIHAATPQFIIGPGGVVNLTDETGVSAVQFGNSSTSVLATLAALAEASAPLSNSSETPVVATEEVVTAESVDGAIQQVVSSGGQQVITIVTDGIQLGNLHSIPTSGIGQPIIVTMPDGQQVLTVPATDIAEETVISEEPPVKRQCIEIVENRVESAEIEERETLQKQLDEANREAQKYRQQLLKKEQEAEAYRQKLEAMNRLQTNKEAV from the exons ATG ATGTCACTAGTAGATTTGGGAAAGAAACTTTTAGAAGCTGCACGAGCAGGTCAGGATGACGAAGTTCGCATTTTGATGGCAAATGGAGCACCTTTTACCACAGATTGG TTGGGAACATCTCCACTTCATCTAGCAGCACAGTACGGACACTACTCAACAACAGAAGTGTTGCTGCGAGCAGGTGTAAGTCGGGATGCCAGAACCAAAGTTGACAGAACTCCGTTACATATGGCAGCATCAGAAGGCCATGCCAGCATAGTGGAAGTCTTACTTAAG CACGGTGCTGATGTCAATGCGAAGGACATGCTCAAAATGACTGCACTTCACTGGGCTACTGAACATAACCACCAAGAAGTTGTAGAACTCTTAATCAAGTATGGAGCAGATGTTCATGCTCAGAGTAAATTTTGCAAAACGGCATTAGATATCGCAGTAGACAATGGAAATGAAGACCTTGCAGAAATACTACAG ATTGCAATGCAGAACCAAATCAATACGAATCCAGAGAGTCCGGACACTGTGACGATACACGCAGCAACACCACAGTTCATCATTGGACCTGGAGGGGTGGTGAACCTAACAG ATGAAACAGGAGTGTCCGCTGTACAGTTTGGAAATTCATCAACGTCAGTATTAGCCACATTGGCAGCTTTAGCAGAAGCATCAGCTCCACTGTCTAATTCTTCAGAAACACCAG TTGTGGCCACAGAAGAAGTTGTGACTGCGGAATCTGTGGATGGTGCTATTCAGCAAGTTGTCAGTTCTGGAGGTCAGCAAGTTATTACTATAGTTACAGACGGCATTCAGCTTGGAAATCTGCATTCGATTCCAACCAGTGGAATAGGGCAGCCAATCATTGTGACCATGCCAGATGGACAGCAAG TATTAACAGTTCCAGCAACAGACATTGCTGAAGAAACTGTGATAAGTGAAGAACCACCAGTGAAGAGACAGTGCATTGAGATTGTTGAAAATCGCGTGGAGTCTGCAGAAATAGAA GAAAGAGAAACTCTTCAGAAACAGCTGGATGAGGCAAACAGAGAAGCACAAAAATACCGTCAGCAGCTTctaaagaaagaacaagaagcaGAGGCCTATCGGCAGAAGTTAGAGGCAATGAACCGCCTCCAGACTAATAAAGAAgcagtttaa
- the GABPB1 gene encoding GA-binding protein subunit beta-1 isoform X2, translating into MSLVDLGKKLLEAARAGQDDEVRILMANGAPFTTDWLGTSPLHLAAQYGHYSTTEVLLRAGVSRDARTKVDRTPLHMAASEGHASIVEVLLKHGADVNAKDMLKMTALHWATEHNHQEVVELLIKYGADVHAQSKFCKTALDIAVDNGNEDLAEILQIAMQNQINTNPESPDTVTIHAATPQFIIGPGGVVNLTDETGVSAVQFGNSSTSVLATLAALAEASAPLSNSSETPVVATEEVVTAESVDGAIQQVVSSGGQQVITIVTDGIQLGNLHSIPTSGIGQPIIVTMPDGQQVLTVPATDIAEETVISEEPPVKRQCIEIVENRVESAEIEERETLQKQLDEANREAQKYRQQLLKKEQEAEAYRQKLEAMNRLQTNKEAV; encoded by the exons ATGTCACTAGTAGATTTGGGAAAGAAACTTTTAGAAGCTGCACGAGCAGGTCAGGATGACGAAGTTCGCATTTTGATGGCAAATGGAGCACCTTTTACCACAGATTGG TTGGGAACATCTCCACTTCATCTAGCAGCACAGTACGGACACTACTCAACAACAGAAGTGTTGCTGCGAGCAGGTGTAAGTCGGGATGCCAGAACCAAAGTTGACAGAACTCCGTTACATATGGCAGCATCAGAAGGCCATGCCAGCATAGTGGAAGTCTTACTTAAG CACGGTGCTGATGTCAATGCGAAGGACATGCTCAAAATGACTGCACTTCACTGGGCTACTGAACATAACCACCAAGAAGTTGTAGAACTCTTAATCAAGTATGGAGCAGATGTTCATGCTCAGAGTAAATTTTGCAAAACGGCATTAGATATCGCAGTAGACAATGGAAATGAAGACCTTGCAGAAATACTACAG ATTGCAATGCAGAACCAAATCAATACGAATCCAGAGAGTCCGGACACTGTGACGATACACGCAGCAACACCACAGTTCATCATTGGACCTGGAGGGGTGGTGAACCTAACAG ATGAAACAGGAGTGTCCGCTGTACAGTTTGGAAATTCATCAACGTCAGTATTAGCCACATTGGCAGCTTTAGCAGAAGCATCAGCTCCACTGTCTAATTCTTCAGAAACACCAG TTGTGGCCACAGAAGAAGTTGTGACTGCGGAATCTGTGGATGGTGCTATTCAGCAAGTTGTCAGTTCTGGAGGTCAGCAAGTTATTACTATAGTTACAGACGGCATTCAGCTTGGAAATCTGCATTCGATTCCAACCAGTGGAATAGGGCAGCCAATCATTGTGACCATGCCAGATGGACAGCAAG TATTAACAGTTCCAGCAACAGACATTGCTGAAGAAACTGTGATAAGTGAAGAACCACCAGTGAAGAGACAGTGCATTGAGATTGTTGAAAATCGCGTGGAGTCTGCAGAAATAGAA GAAAGAGAAACTCTTCAGAAACAGCTGGATGAGGCAAACAGAGAAGCACAAAAATACCGTCAGCAGCTTctaaagaaagaacaagaagcaGAGGCCTATCGGCAGAAGTTAGAGGCAATGAACCGCCTCCAGACTAATAAAGAAgcagtttaa